The genomic window GGTCCGCCGGGGCCTGGACGGCCGCCAGCTTCCACGCCTTCGCCCATATGCTGGCCAAGGCCTCCATGTTCCTCGCGGCCGGGCTGTTCCTGCGCGCCGTGGGGCATGACCGGCTGGAGGGGCTGCGCGGCCTCGCGCGCGCCATGCCCATCGCCTGCTTCGCCTTCGGGCTTTCCGCCATCTCGCTGATGGGGCTGCCGCTCTCGGGCGGATTCACGGCGAAGTATCTCCTGCTGACCTCCGCCTTCGCCTCGGGGCAATGGGGCTGGGGGCTGGTGCTGGTGGCGGGCGGGCTGCTGGCTGCGATCTACCTCTTCCGGCCGCTGAATCTCATGTTCAGCAAGGAGGGCGCCGCGGCCAGCCTCACCCCCGTGCCTCGCTGGGAGCAGGTGCTGCCGCTGCTGCTGGCGCTGGCCGCCGTGCTGCTGGGGCTGTTCTCCGCCGGGCCCTTCGCCTTCCTCCAGATCGGGCGGCCGGGGGCCGCGGCGGAGGGGCTGCTGCCATGACCGCGGTGCTGCCCGTCCTGATCCTGGCCACCTCGCTGGTGCCCGCCCTGCTGATCTTCTGGCTGCCCGAGCGCGCCTGGCGCGCCCGTGCCTGGCTGAACCTGGGCGGGGCGGCGGTGAAGATCCTGCTCGTCGTCTTCCTCATGGTGGAGGTGGCGAATGGCGTGACCCATGAGGCGCGGCTGGACCTCGCCCCCGGCCTCTATCTGCTGCTGCGCGTGGATGCGCTGACGCTGCTCTTCGTCAGCCTCTCGGCCTTCCTTTGGCTGATGACGACCATCTACGCCATCGCCTATCTGGGCGAAGGGCCGAACCTCTCGCGCTTCTTCGGCTTCTTCAGCCTGTGTGTGGCGGCGACGACGGGCCTCGCCCTCGCGGGCACGCTCATCACCTTCTTCATCTTCTTCGAGCTGCTGACGCTGACCACCTGGCCGCTGGTCGTCCACAAGGAGAATGCGAAATCGGTGAAGGCGGGGCGGCTCTACCTTGCCTATTCCCTGCCCGGGAGTGCCGCGCTGCTGGTCGCGATCATCTGGCTGGAGAGCGCGACGGGCCCGGTCATCTTCGCCGAGCCCGGTGACCTGCGCGTGCTCTCCGATGCCAGCCTCATGGCCATTTTCGCCCTCTTCGCGTTGGGGGTGGGCGTGAAGGCCGCGCTGTTCCCCTTGCATGGCTGGCTGCCCGAGGCCATGGCCGCCCCGGCGCCCGTCAGCGCGCTGTTGCATGCGGTGGCGGTGGTGAAGGCGGGCGCCTTCGGCATCGTGCGGCTGATCTATGACGTCTACGGCATCGCGCTGACGGCGGAGCTGGGGGTGGGCCTGCCGCTCGCGCTGCTGGCCGCCTTCACCATCCTCTGGGGCTCGCTGCGCGCCCTGCAGCAGACGGAGGTGAAGAAGCGCCTCGCCTTCTCCACCGTCAGCCAGGTGTCCTACATCGTCCTGGGTGCGGCGCTGGCCGGGCCCTATGCGGTGATCGGCGGGCTGGTGCACCTGGTGCATCAGGGGCTGATGAAGATCACGCTGTTCTTCTGCGCCGGCCTCTATGACGAGCGCGCGGGGATCACGCGCATCGACCAGCTGGACGGCATCGGCCGGCGCATGCCGCTGACCTCCATCTGCTTCACCATCGGCGCCATGGGGATGATCGGCATTCCGCCCGTGGCGGGCTTCGTGTCGAAATTCTACCTGGGCCTGGGCGGGCTGCAGGCGGGCGAGCCCTGGGTGGTGGGCGTGCTGGCGGCCTCGGCGCTGCTGAACGCGGGCTATTTCCTGCCCATGCTCTACCGCATCTGGTTCGGCGTGGCGTCGGTGGACGCGCCGGCGGCCGATGAGCGCAGCCCGGGCATGCTGGTGCCCGCGGTGGCGACGGCGGCGGCCTCGCTGGCGGCCGGGCTGTTCGCGGGGGCGGCCATCAGCCCGCTGGCCTGGGCCAGCCTGATCGCGGCGGGGTATCTGCCATGAACCTCGTCATCGGGCCGCTGCTGCCCTTCGTGGCGCTTGCCTGGCCGCTGCTGCTGGGGCTGGCCGCCGCCTGGCCGGCCTGGCGCATGCGCGCGCTCTGGGTGCTGCCGGCGGCGCCATTGCCGGCGCTGTTGCTGGCCATCGCTTGGCCGGAAGGCAGCTCCACCGCCCCCGCGCTGCTGCTGGGGACGGAATTGGTGCTGGACGCCCCGGGGCGTCTGCTGCTGGGGATGGTGGCGCTGATCTGGCTCGCCGCCGGCATCTTCGCGCTGGGCTATTTCCGCGAGCCCCGGAAGCCCGCCGTCTTCGCCGGCTTCTGGTGCCTGACGCTCTCGGGCAATCTCGGCGTGATGCTGGCGGCGGATGTCGCCACCTTCTACGTGGCCTTCGCGGCCGTCTCGCTCGCGGCCTATTGGCTGGTGGTGCATGACGGCAGCGCGAAGGCCCTGGCGGCCGGGCGGGTCTATCTCGTGCTGGCGCTGCTGGGCGAGGCGTTGCTGCTGGTGGGCCTGCTGCTGGGCGTGGCGGCGGCGGATTCGCTGTCCATCGCGGCGGTCGCGGCTTCGCTGTCCGAGGCGCCCCTGGCGCTCACCTGCCTCATCCTGGGCTTCGGGCTGAAGGCGGGCATGGTGCCGCTGCACATGTGGCTGCCGCTGGCGCACCCGGCCGCACCCACACCGGCCTCGGCCGCGCTGTCGGGGGCGATCGTGAAGGCGGGCATCATCGGGCTCATTCGCTTTCTGCCGGAGGATACGGGGTTCTGGGCCACGGGCCTCCTCCTGCTGGGGCTGATCGGCGCCTATGGCGGCGTACTAGCCGGGCTGTTGCAGCGCAACGCCAAGGCGGTGCTGGCCTATTCCACCATCAGCCAGATGGGGCTGGTGCTGGCCACGCTGGGGGTCGGGACGACCACCGAGGCCGCGCTCTACGCCGCCCATCACGGCTTCGCCAAGGCGGCGCTGTTCCTGGGCGTGGGCGTGTTGGCGGCCACGGGGCGGCGGGCGCTGCCCTGGGTTCTGGCGTTGGCGGCGTTGCCTGCGCTGTCCATCGCGGGGGCGCCGCTGCTGGGCGGCGCGCTGGTCAAGGCCGCGATCAAGCCGGGGTTCGCAGGCTGGCTGGAATGGGCGGTGGCGCTCTCGGCCACCGGCACCGCGCTGCTGCTGGCGCGCGCGCTGTGGCTCGCCGCGCAAGGCCGCGCCGAGGCGGAGGAGGCGCGGCCCGAACCCCTGCTCTGGGCGCCCTGGGCGGGGCTGATCCTGGTGGCGCTGGCGCTGCCCTGGTTGCTGCTGGCGGGCTTCTCCACCCTGACCCCGGGCTATGCGCTGGGCCTCGCCTCACTGTGGGACGCGACCTGGCCGCTGCTGCTGGCCGCTTTGCTGGCCGCGCCCTTCCTGTGGCTGCGCCCGCATGTGCCCACCCTGCCGGAGGGGGACCTGATCGTGCCGCTCGGCGCCGCCGCGGGCGTGGCCGTGCACGCGTTGCGCCGCATTCCGGAGCCCGCCGCACCGCACCTCGCCATTCCCGGCGCGAGGCGGGGGCGTGTGGTGCTGGCCGCGCTGGAGGCCGCGCTGCTGCCCTGGCGGCGGGGCGGGCTGCTGGCGGCGGTGCTGGTTCTCGCCCTGGCCTGGTCGCTGGCGGGGTAGGTCGCTTCCTGGCGAATTTGCAACTGACTCGCAGCCGCAACCCCCTTGCGGGCGTCCTGCAATTGCGACTAGTTTGCAATATGCCCAGCCCGGACAACCTGCATGACCTGAGCCCGCTCGGCCTTTTCCTCATGGCCGACTGGGTGGTGCGTTCCGTCATGATCCTGCTGTTGGTGGCGTCGCTGGCCGTCTGGGCCGTGGCGATCGACCGCTGGATGCGCCTGCGCCGCCTGGCGCATGAGGCCGCGCTGCTGGATCGCCACGCGGCCGAGGGGGCCGCGTTCCCTATGGGCGCCTGCCCGACGCCATTCTGGGCGCCGCCGCCACCAGCCCCGAATGGCCGGGCGAGAGCGCCGCCGACCGTCGCGCGCGCCTGGCCGACGCCATGCGTCTCGCGCTCGCGGACACCATGCGCCCCGCGCAATCGGGCCTGCCACTGCTGGCCAGCGTGGCCTCGGCCGGTCCCTTCATCGGGTTGTTTGGCACGGTCTGGGGCATCATGAACGCCTTCACCGCCATCGCCCGCAGCGGCGAAAGCAGCCTCGCCACCGTCGCCCCCGGCATCGCGGAGGCGCTGTTTGCCACGGCGCTGGGCCTGTTTGCCGCCATTCCCGCCGTGCTGGCCTATAACCGCCTCGCGGCGCTGGCCGCCGAGACGCGGGCGCGCGCCAATGCCGGCATCGCGCGCCTCGCCGCGCGCCTGCCGCGGGCGGCGGAGTAGCCCCGTGGCCATGACCCCCACCGGCGGCGGCCCCGAGGAGGACGCGCTCGCGCCGCTGTCCGAGATCAACGTCACGCCCTTCGTGGACGTGATGCTCGTGCTGCTGATCGTCTTCATGGTGGCGGCCCCCATGATGGTGGCGGGCGTGCCCGTGAACCTGCCGCGCACCGACGCGCCCCGCCTCGCGGAACCGCGCGAGCCCCTGGTGGTGACGCTGACGGCCGATGGCGTGGTGCGCGTGGGCGAACAGGCGATGGGCACGGGTCAGGTGGTCTCCACCCTGGCCCCGATCGCCGCCGAGGCGCCGGACCGCCCCGTGCTGCTGCGCGCCGACCGCAGCCTTTCCTACGGCGAGGCGATGACGGTGCTGGGCGCCCTGTCGCGCGCGGGGTTCAGCCGCGTCTCCCTGCTGGCCGAGATGCCCCGCTGATGGCCGCGCACGCCGCCCCCGCCACCCACCCCGCCGCCTGGGGCTTCGCGCTCGCGCTGCATGGCGCGGTGCTGATGGCGCTGTGGCCGCAGCCGAAGCTGGGCGGTGCGCCGCCGGGCTTTGGGGTGGTCTTCGCCGAGATGGGGCAGGGGGGTGGGCAGGTGGGTGGCACCGCCCTGACCGCCGAAGCCACGCCCGTGGCCGAGGATGACGCCCCGCTGCTGGCCGAGATGCAGCCCGAGACGGCCCCCGTGATGGACCCCTCGCCGCCGGTCCTGGCCGAGGAACCCCCCGTCGCGGAGCCGCCGCCGGTGGTGGCCGAATTGCCCTCGCCCGAGCCCGTCCCGGAGCCGGAGGCCATTCCCGAACCCGCCCCCACCCTGGCCGAGGCACCGCCGCCCGAGCCGGTCCCCGAGCCCGAGGTCATCGCGGAGCCGCCCCCGCCCGCACCACCGCCGCCGCCGGTCGCCGCCCCGCGCCCGACGCCCCCGCCCGTCGCCGCCACGCCGCGCCCCGCGCCGCCGCGCCAGGCGGCGGCCCGTCCGGCCCCCGCGCGCCCCGCCGCCGCGACCGCACCCACCGGCCCGGCCAGGGCCGCCGCGCCCGCCGGTGACCCCGCGCTCGGCGCGCCCGGCAGCCCCAACCCCCAGGGCGGCGCCAGCCCCACGCCGCGCGCCGCCCCCGGCGCCCTGCTGCCGGACCATTACCGCGCCGGCCTCTCCGCCGCGCTGCGGCGCCACCTGCGCTATCCCATGCTGGCGCGCGAGCGCGGGCTGGAGGGCGAGGTGATCGTCCAGTTCAGCGTGGCGCGCGACGGCGCGGTGCGCGGCGTCCGCATCCTGCGCAGCAGCGGCGTGGGCGCCTTCGACAACGAGGCCGTGGCGTTGCTCGCGCGCGTCTCGCCCCTGCCACCCTTGCCCGGCAGCTGGCCGGCGGAGGAAGCCATGTTCGCCGCCCCCATCCGGTTCAGCCTGCGATGAACGAACGTCCCCGGCACCCGCATCCCTATATTGCGAACGATTCGCAATCGCGATATAGCCACGCCATGCCCAACGAATCCCCGCCTCCGCCCGCCCCGCGCATTGACAGCCAGAGCCTGCTGCGCGGCCAGGTGGAGGTGGAAATCATCCACGGCCAGGAAATCTACCGGCTGCGCCACACCCGCGCCGGCAAGCTCATCCTGACCAAGTAACCGCTTTACAGCGCCAGCGCGCACGCCACTGGGCCCCCGGGCCAAGCGAGCCAGCCAGCCAGCGCCTCACATCAGCAGCCCCTTGGGGCTTCGAGAGAGGACGCATCGTGTCGGGTCTGTTTCGCCTGTGGCTTCTGGCCACTCCCGCCTTCCTGGTTCTTCCCGCCATGGCCCAGGACGCGCCCGCGCCTGCGCTTGTGCTGACGCCGCTGGACGCGGTCACCACCACCGCCACCCGCACGCCGCAGGTGGCGGGTGACGTGGCCGCCCCCATCAGCGTCGTGCCGCGCGAGGAATTGCGCCGCCGCCAGCCCACCCAGCTGCAGAACATCCTGGGCGACCTGCCGGGTGTCGAGGCGGATGGCATTCCCCGCCCCGGCGTGCAGCAGCCGCAGATCCGCGGCCTGGGCGGTGACCGCGTGATCACCACGCTGGATGGCGTGCGGCAGAACTTCAGCTCCGGCCACCGCGGCCGCTTCTTCTTCGAGCCGGAGTTGCTGCGCCAGGTGGACGTGCTGCGCGGCCCGGCCTCCATGCTCTATGGCTCGGGCGCCATCGGCGGCGTCGTCGCGCTGCGGACGATCGAGGCGGAGGACATCATCCGCCCCGGCCGCGCCACGGGCTTCTTCCTCAGCCAGGGCTACGACACCAATGGCGGGCGCTGGCGCAGCGCCGCCGCCGCGGCCTTCCGCACCGGCCAGGTGGACGGCCTGGTCGCCTATGCGCGCAACGCCGGCAACAACATCGTGGACGGCGCGGGGCAGACCATTCCCTACACCGACCCGACGACGCAGACCTTCCTCGCGCGCCTCGGCTGGAACCCCATGCCCGGCATGCGCTTCGGCGCCAGCTTCATGCACCGCGAGGAGGACCAGATCATCCCCTCCGCCGCGAACACCCTGGGCACCGCCGACATCACGGACCGTCGCCTGCGCGCGCAGCAATTCGCGTTGAACTTCGACTGGGCGCCGCCGGACAACCCCTGGATTGACCTGCGCGCCCAGGTCTACCGCAACACGGTGGACATCAATGAGCGGCGCCTGACCGACAACCGCCGCGACCTGACGGACCTCGAGACCTGGGGCATGTCGGTGCAGAACACCTCGCGCTTCTCGGTGTTCGGTGCGGAACGCCACGCGCTGACGCTGGGCTTCGACGGCTATCGCGACACGCAGGAAGGCCGCCGCAACGGCGCCGCCCGCGCGCAATACCCGAATGCCAGCCAGGACGTGATCGGCTTCTTCGTCCAGGACGAGATCACGCTCGGCCGCGCCACGCTGACCGGCGGGCTGCGCTATGACCGCTACGAGCAAAGCGCCGACGGCCAGCGCAGCGTGACCAATGACCGTCTCTCGCCGCGCGTCTCCTTCGCCTACCGCGTGACGGACTGGATGCAGCCCTACATCTCCTATGCCGAGGCCTATCGCGCCCCGGGGCTGAGCCAGCTCTACAATTCGGGCGTCCACTTCCCCATCAGCTTCTTCCCCTTCCCGCGCTTCAACAACTTCGTGCCGAACCCGAACCTGCGGCCCGAGACCTCGCGCAACCTCGAAGCCGGCGTGAACTTCCGCTTCCGCGACACCATCACCGCGGGCGACAGCATCCGCATCCGCGCCTCGGCCTTCCACAACAACCTCGACGACTTCATCGAGACGCTGGTCTTCGCCACCACCACCGAGCAGCGCAACGTGACCCGCGCGCGCATCCAGGGGCTGGAACTGGAAGGCCAGTATGAGAGCGGGCCCTGGTTCGCGGGCCTGGGCGCCTCCATCATCCGGGGCGAGAACCGCACGGAAGGGGGGCCGCTCGCCCTCATCCCGGCGCACAAGCTCTCCATGTCGCTGGGCCGCCGCTTCCAGGAGCAGGGCGTGACGCTGGGCGGCCGCGTGCAGTTGGTGGCCGAGCAGGGCCGCAAGCCCGTGGACCAGCAGACCGGCATCCGCCCGCAGGCCACGCCCGCCTATGCGCTGACCGACCTCTTCGTGACCTACGCCCCGCCCGAGGGCCCGCTCGCGGGGCTGCGCCTGGATGTGGGCGTGTCGAACCTCTTCGACGTGCGCCACCGCCGCCTCGCCTGGGACAGCAGCAGCGAGCGTTCTTCCTTCTACGACGTCGGCCGGAACGTGCAGTTCCGCCTCTCCGCCAACTTCTGAGCCAAAGAGGCCTTCATGTCCGCGATACTCGAACACGACCACGACCTCGCCACGCGCTGGGCCCGCCTGCGCGAGGAGGAACCCCGGCTGCGCGTGCGCGACGCCGCGCAACGCCTCGCGGTGAGCGAGGCCGAGCTGGTGGCGAGCCTGCCCGGCGCCACCCGCCTGCGCCCCGACTGGCTGGCCCTGCTGGAGGCGCTGCACGAAGCGGGCGAGGTGATGGCGCTGACGCGCAACGACCATTGCGTGCATGAGCGCCATGGCCGCTACGAGCAGGTCTCGGTGAGCGGCCCCATGGGGCTGGTGCTCGGCGAGGACATTGATCTGCGCCTCTTCCTCCGCAACTGGGTGCATGCGCTGCATGTGCCCGGCGGCAACCCGGGCAGCCCGCGCGGCAGCGTGCAGGTCTTCGACGCGGCGGGCGAGGCGGTGCACAAGGTCTTCGCCACCGAAGCCACGCCCGAAGGCGCGCTGGACCGCCTGGCCGACACGCTGCGCGACGAGGCGCCGGCGGCCATCCGCACCGTGCCCCGCGCCCCGCGCCCCACGCCCCGCCCCGATACGGAGATCGACACCACCGGGCTGCGCGAGGCCTGGGCCGGGCTGCGCGACACGCACGACTTCTTCCCCATGCTGCGCCGCTTCGACGTGGCGCGGCAGCAGGCGCTGCGCCTGGCCGGCCCCCACTGGGCGCGGCGCCTGCCATCCTCGGCCATCGAGCGCACGCTGACCGCCGCGGGCGCCAGCGCGCTGCCCATCATGATCTTCGTGGGCAACCATGGCTGCATCCAGATCCACACCGGCGAGGTGAAGCGGCTGGTGCCGATGGGCGAGTGGTTCAACGTGCTCGACCCCAGCTTCAACCTGCACCTGCGCACCACAGGCCTCGCCGAGGCCTGGCTGGTTCGCAAGCCGACCGAGGATGGCGTCGTCACCTCCATCGAGGGCTTCGACGCCGATGGCGAGGTGGTGCTGATGGTGTTCGGCAAGCGCAAGCCCGGCCAGCCCGAGGATCTGGGCTGGCGCGAGCTGGCCGAAGGCATCGCCGCGTGAGGCGCCGCGCCCTTTTCGCCCTGCCGCTGGGCCTCGCCACGCCGGCGCTGGCCCAGGGCATGCCGCGCCTGGTCGTGGCCGGCGGCGGCATCGCCGAGATCGTCTGCGCGCTGGGTGCCCGGGGCGCGATCGTGGGCGCGGACAGCACGAGCCTCTTTCCCAACGACCTGCGGCAATTGCCGCAGATCGGCTATCTGCGTGCGCTCTCGGCGGAGGGCGTGCTCTCCCTCCAGCCCGGCCTGCTGCTGCTGGCGCATGAGGCCGGGCCACCGCCCGCGATCGCGCAACTGCGCGCGGCGGGGGTGAACATCATCCGCGCCCCACGCATCGAATCTCCCGAGACGTTGATGCAGGCCGTGACGGTGGTGGCCGAGGCCCTGGGCCGCGAGGCACGCGGCCAAGCGTTGAACGCGGCGCTCACCGAGGATTTCGCGGCCCTCGCCGCCAGCCTGCCGCGTCCCGCCACGCCGCCCAGCGCGCTCTTCCTGCTGGCGGCCGGGGCGGGGGCGCCCATGGCCTCGGGCCGTGGCACCTCGGCCGAGGCGATGCTGCGCCTCGCGGGCGCGCGCTCGGCCATCCAATCCTATGAGGGCTATCGCGCCGTGACGGCCGAGGCCGCGCTGGCCGCCTCGCCCGACTGGGTGGTGGCGCCTTCGCACACCGTGGACGGCAGTGGCGGCGTCGCCTCCTTCCTGGCCCAGCCGCAGCTCTCCTTGCTGCCGGCCGCGCGGGCGGGGCGGCTCGTCACCTTCGAC from Roseococcus microcysteis includes these protein-coding regions:
- a CDS encoding complex I subunit 5 family protein, which gives rise to MTAVLPVLILATSLVPALLIFWLPERAWRARAWLNLGGAAVKILLVVFLMVEVANGVTHEARLDLAPGLYLLLRVDALTLLFVSLSAFLWLMTTIYAIAYLGEGPNLSRFFGFFSLCVAATTGLALAGTLITFFIFFELLTLTTWPLVVHKENAKSVKAGRLYLAYSLPGSAALLVAIIWLESATGPVIFAEPGDLRVLSDASLMAIFALFALGVGVKAALFPLHGWLPEAMAAPAPVSALLHAVAVVKAGAFGIVRLIYDVYGIALTAELGVGLPLALLAAFTILWGSLRALQQTEVKKRLAFSTVSQVSYIVLGAALAGPYAVIGGLVHLVHQGLMKITLFFCAGLYDERAGITRIDQLDGIGRRMPLTSICFTIGAMGMIGIPPVAGFVSKFYLGLGGLQAGEPWVVGVLAASALLNAGYFLPMLYRIWFGVASVDAPAADERSPGMLVPAVATAAASLAAGLFAGAAISPLAWASLIAAGYLP
- a CDS encoding complex I subunit 5 family protein, with translation MNLVIGPLLPFVALAWPLLLGLAAAWPAWRMRALWVLPAAPLPALLLAIAWPEGSSTAPALLLGTELVLDAPGRLLLGMVALIWLAAGIFALGYFREPRKPAVFAGFWCLTLSGNLGVMLAADVATFYVAFAAVSLAAYWLVVHDGSAKALAAGRVYLVLALLGEALLLVGLLLGVAAADSLSIAAVAASLSEAPLALTCLILGFGLKAGMVPLHMWLPLAHPAAPTPASAALSGAIVKAGIIGLIRFLPEDTGFWATGLLLLGLIGAYGGVLAGLLQRNAKAVLAYSTISQMGLVLATLGVGTTTEAALYAAHHGFAKAALFLGVGVLAATGRRALPWVLALAALPALSIAGAPLLGGALVKAAIKPGFAGWLEWAVALSATGTALLLARALWLAAQGRAEAEEARPEPLLWAPWAGLILVALALPWLLLAGFSTLTPGYALGLASLWDATWPLLLAALLAAPFLWLRPHVPTLPEGDLIVPLGAAAGVAVHALRRIPEPAAPHLAIPGARRGRVVLAALEAALLPWRRGGLLAAVLVLALAWSLAG
- a CDS encoding MotA/TolQ/ExbB proton channel family protein; this translates as MRLALADTMRPAQSGLPLLASVASAGPFIGLFGTVWGIMNAFTAIARSGESSLATVAPGIAEALFATALGLFAAIPAVLAYNRLAALAAETRARANAGIARLAARLPRAAE
- a CDS encoding ExbD/TolR family protein, with amino-acid sequence MTPTGGGPEEDALAPLSEINVTPFVDVMLVLLIVFMVAAPMMVAGVPVNLPRTDAPRLAEPREPLVVTLTADGVVRVGEQAMGTGQVVSTLAPIAAEAPDRPVLLRADRSLSYGEAMTVLGALSRAGFSRVSLLAEMPR
- a CDS encoding energy transducer TonB, with product MAAHAAPATHPAAWGFALALHGAVLMALWPQPKLGGAPPGFGVVFAEMGQGGGQVGGTALTAEATPVAEDDAPLLAEMQPETAPVMDPSPPVLAEEPPVAEPPPVVAELPSPEPVPEPEAIPEPAPTLAEAPPPEPVPEPEVIAEPPPPAPPPPPVAAPRPTPPPVAATPRPAPPRQAAARPAPARPAAATAPTGPARAAAPAGDPALGAPGSPNPQGGASPTPRAAPGALLPDHYRAGLSAALRRHLRYPMLARERGLEGEVIVQFSVARDGAVRGVRILRSSGVGAFDNEAVALLARVSPLPPLPGSWPAEEAMFAAPIRFSLR
- the hemP gene encoding hemin uptake protein HemP, with the translated sequence MPNESPPPPAPRIDSQSLLRGQVEVEIIHGQEIYRLRHTRAGKLILTK
- a CDS encoding TonB-dependent hemoglobin/transferrin/lactoferrin family receptor — its product is MAQDAPAPALVLTPLDAVTTTATRTPQVAGDVAAPISVVPREELRRRQPTQLQNILGDLPGVEADGIPRPGVQQPQIRGLGGDRVITTLDGVRQNFSSGHRGRFFFEPELLRQVDVLRGPASMLYGSGAIGGVVALRTIEAEDIIRPGRATGFFLSQGYDTNGGRWRSAAAAAFRTGQVDGLVAYARNAGNNIVDGAGQTIPYTDPTTQTFLARLGWNPMPGMRFGASFMHREEDQIIPSAANTLGTADITDRRLRAQQFALNFDWAPPDNPWIDLRAQVYRNTVDINERRLTDNRRDLTDLETWGMSVQNTSRFSVFGAERHALTLGFDGYRDTQEGRRNGAARAQYPNASQDVIGFFVQDEITLGRATLTGGLRYDRYEQSADGQRSVTNDRLSPRVSFAYRVTDWMQPYISYAEAYRAPGLSQLYNSGVHFPISFFPFPRFNNFVPNPNLRPETSRNLEAGVNFRFRDTITAGDSIRIRASAFHNNLDDFIETLVFATTTEQRNVTRARIQGLELEGQYESGPWFAGLGASIIRGENRTEGGPLALIPAHKLSMSLGRRFQEQGVTLGGRVQLVAEQGRKPVDQQTGIRPQATPAYALTDLFVTYAPPEGPLAGLRLDVGVSNLFDVRHRRLAWDSSSERSSFYDVGRNVQFRLSANF
- a CDS encoding hemin-degrading factor translates to MSAILEHDHDLATRWARLREEEPRLRVRDAAQRLAVSEAELVASLPGATRLRPDWLALLEALHEAGEVMALTRNDHCVHERHGRYEQVSVSGPMGLVLGEDIDLRLFLRNWVHALHVPGGNPGSPRGSVQVFDAAGEAVHKVFATEATPEGALDRLADTLRDEAPAAIRTVPRAPRPTPRPDTEIDTTGLREAWAGLRDTHDFFPMLRRFDVARQQALRLAGPHWARRLPSSAIERTLTAAGASALPIMIFVGNHGCIQIHTGEVKRLVPMGEWFNVLDPSFNLHLRTTGLAEAWLVRKPTEDGVVTSIEGFDADGEVVLMVFGKRKPGQPEDLGWRELAEGIAA
- a CDS encoding heme/hemin ABC transporter substrate-binding protein; protein product: MRRRALFALPLGLATPALAQGMPRLVVAGGGIAEIVCALGARGAIVGADSTSLFPNDLRQLPQIGYLRALSAEGVLSLQPGLLLLAHEAGPPPAIAQLRAAGVNIIRAPRIESPETLMQAVTVVAEALGREARGQALNAALTEDFAALAASLPRPATPPSALFLLAAGAGAPMASGRGTSAEAMLRLAGARSAIQSYEGYRAVTAEAALAASPDWVVAPSHTVDGSGGVASFLAQPQLSLLPAARAGRLVTFDSLYMLGFGPRTAHAARDLAAALHARPDLAALPERPWLRGAA